One Rosa chinensis cultivar Old Blush chromosome 5, RchiOBHm-V2, whole genome shotgun sequence genomic region harbors:
- the LOC112165567 gene encoding tryptophan synthase beta chain 1 isoform X2 — MAASTSSTTACKTHPNLITAPLSKPYSSRLPFKFRKFNSRATAPSSISCTLARDSAAAGLRMDSQSANGSLAGLPRPDSFGRYGKYGGKYVPETLMHALTELETAFHALAHDEDFQTELNGILKDYVGRETPLYFAERLTEHYKRPNGEGPHIYLKREDLNHTGAHKINNAVAQALLAKKLGKKRIIAETGAGQHGVATATVCARFGLQCIIYMGAQDMERQALNVFRMRLLGAEVRGVHAGTATLKDATSEAIRDWVTNVETTHYILGSVAGPHPYPMMVRDFHKVIGRETRKQALEKWGGKPDVLVACVGGGSNAMGLFHEFVEDKDVRLIGVEAAGFGLDSGKHAATLTKGDVGVLHGAMSYLLQDEDGQIIEPHSISAGLDYPGVGPEHSFLKDLGRAEYYSITDDEALEAFKRLSRLEGIIPALETSHALAYLEKLCPTLPDGTKVVLNCSGRGDKDVHTAIKHLKV, encoded by the exons atGGCAGCCTCCACTAGCTCAACCACAGCTTGCAAAACCCACCCGAACCTAATCACCGCGCCGCTCTCAAAACCTTACTCCTCCCGACTGCCCTTCAAGTTCCGGAAATTTAACTCCCGTGCCACCGCCCCTTCCTCCATCTCCTGCACTCTCGCCCGAGACTCCGCCGCTGCTGGTCTCCGGATGGATAGCCAGAGCGCAAACGGGTCGCTGGCGGGCCTGCCCCGACCCGATTCCTTTGGCCGGTACGGGAAGTATGGCGGAAAATACGTCCCGGAAACGCTAATGCACGCGCTCACCGAGCTTGAGACGGCGTTTCACGCGCTCGCTCATGACGAAGATTTTCAG ACAGAGTTGAATGGCATTTTGAAGGACTATGTTGGCAGGGAGACTCCCCTCTATTTTGCAGAGCGGCTGACTGAACATTACAAACGTCCTAATGGTGAGGGGCCACACATTTACTTGAAAAGAGAGGATCTTAACCATACTGGGGCTCACAAGATCAACAATGCTGTTGCCCAGGCTCTGTTAGCTAAGAAATTGGGCAAGAAACGCATAATTGCCGAGACTGGAGCTGGTCAACATGGAGTTGCCACTGCAACAGTCTGTGCTCGGTTTGGATTGCAGTGTATCATCTACATGGGGGCCCAAGATATGGAGAGACAAGCTCTCAATGTTTTCAGAATGCGGCTTCTTGGTGCTGAG GTTAGGGGAGTCCATGCTGGAACAGCCACATTGAAGGATGCTACTTCAGAAGCTATAAGGGACTGGGTTACCAACGTAGAGACAACTCATTATATTTTGGGTTCGGTTGCTGGCCCTCATCCATACCCTATGATGGTTCGTGATTTCCACAAGGTAATTGGTAGAGAAACAAGAAAACAGGCATTGGAAAAGTGGGGTGGGAAACCAGATGTTTTGGTAGCTTGTGTAGGTGGTGGCTCAAATGCTATGGGACTCTTCCATGAGTTTGTGGAAGACAAAGACGTTCGATTGATTGGGGTGGAAGCTGCAGGCTTTGGATTGGACAGCGGCAAACATGCTGCAACCTTAACCAAAGGGGATGTTGGGGTTTTGCATGGAGCTATGAGCTACTTGTTACAGGATGAAGACGGCCAAATTATTGAGCCTCATTCTATAAGTGCAGG CTTGGATTACCCTGGAGTTGGACCGGAGCATAGTTTTCTGAAAGACTTGGGCCGTGCTGAATACTATAGCATTACAGATGATGAAGCATTGGAGG CCTTTAAAAGATTGTCACGACTGGAGGGAATAATTCCGGCTCTGGAGACTTCTCATGCACTGGCTTACTTAGAAAAGCTCTGCCCTACTCTTCCTGATGGGACCAAAGTTGTGCTTAACTGTAGTGGCAGAGGGGATAAGGATGTTCATACTGCCATCAAACACTTGAAGGTTTGA
- the LOC112164947 gene encoding glucose-6-phosphate/phosphate translocator 1, chloroplastic, producing the protein MICSVKQSLAITNGCDVFLRPKARLSVQGSLHLPSLPLKSFRRSVLSVQKPLHVSSIETFGSLKARTSLIKCQAYEADQSEPIELPKVDTRSEAAKKLKIGVYFAMWWALNVVFNIYNKKVLNAYPFPWLTSTLSLACGSLIMLVSWATRIAEAPKTDMDFWKALFPVAVAHTIGHVAATVSMSKVAVSFTHIIKSGEPAFSVLVSRFLLGESFPTSVYLSLIPIIGGCGLAALTELNFNMIGFMGAMISNLAFVFRNIFSKKGMKGKSVSGMNYYACLSIMSLIILTPFAIAVEGPKMWAAGFETAMAQIGPNLIWWMAAQSVFYHLYNQVSYMSLDEISPLTFSIGNTMKRISVIVSSIIIFHTPVQPVNALGAAIAIFGTFLYSQAKQ; encoded by the exons ATGATCTGCTCTGTGAAACAATCCCTGGCGATCACAAATGGCTGTGATGTTTTTCTCCGGCCAAAAGCTCGGCTGTCGGTGCAAGGATCTTTGCATTTGCCGTCTCTGCCTTTGAAGAGCTTTCGAAGGTCGGTGCTTTCGGTACAGAAGCCTCTGCACGTCTCTAGCATAGAGACCTTTGGATCACTCAAGGCTCGAACGAGTTTGATCAAATGTCAGGCGTACGAGGCAGATCAGTCAGAGCCGATCGAGCTTCCAAAGGTGGACACTCGATCGGAGGCGGCCAAGAAGTTGAAGATCGGTGTGTATTTTGCTATGTGGTGGGCTCTGAATGTGGTGTTCAATATTTACAATAAGAAGGTGTTGAATGCGTACCCGTTTCCTTGGTTGACCTCCACTCTGTCTTTGGCATGTGGGTCTTTGATCATGTTGGTGTCTTGGGCTACCAGGATTGCTGAGGCGCCCAAGACTGATATGGATTTTTGGAAGGCTCTGTTTCCT GTTGCTGTGGCACATACAATTGGACATGTAGCTGCAACTGTTAGTATGTCTAAGGTTGCAGTTTCTTTCACCCATATCATCAAGAGTGGAGAGCCTGCTTTTAGTGTATTGGTTTCGAGGTTCCTGCTGGGCGAGTCCTTCCCTACTTCAGTCTACCTCTCCCTTATTCCAATCATTGGTGGTTGTGGTCTTGCTGCTCTGACAGAGCTTAATTTTAACATGATTG GATTCATGGGGGCCATGATATCAAACTTGGCATTTGTCTTCCGAAACATATTTTCAAAGAAGGGCATGAAGGGGAAGTCTGTCAGCGGAATGAATTATTATGCTTGTCTATCTATTATGTCTCTCATAATTCTCACACCATTTGCAATTGCGGTGGAGGGACCCAAGATGTGGGCAGCTGGATTTGAAACAGCCATGGCGCAAATTGGTCCCAACTTGATATG GTGGATGGCAGCCCAGAGTGTCTTCTATCATCTCTACAACCAGGTGTCATACATGTCGCTAGATGAGATCTCTCCTTTGACATTTAGCATAGGGAACACCATGAAACGTATTTCTGTCATAGTATCCTCCATCATCATATTCCACACACCTGTCCAGCCTGTCAATGCTCTTGGAGCTGCTATTGCAATTTTCGGAACCTTCTTGTATTCCCAG GCAAAGCAGTGA